The Fimbriimonadaceae bacterium genome has a segment encoding these proteins:
- the nrdR gene encoding transcriptional regulator NrdR, with the protein MTCPFCGHEEHKVLDSRPARDGTAIRRRRECEACGRRFTTFEEVERPRLVVVKRSGAREEFDREKLVRSISLACRKRPVGVDAVRAVVARVEREAYDRGDAEIGSAQLGENVLEELLDLDKVAFVRFASVYREFDDPAQFAEIVRSIKPRAKRARGNLDAVVTS; encoded by the coding sequence ATGACCTGCCCGTTTTGCGGCCACGAGGAACACAAGGTACTGGACAGTCGACCCGCCCGAGACGGGACGGCCATCCGCCGTCGCCGCGAATGTGAGGCGTGCGGGCGTCGCTTCACCACGTTTGAGGAAGTCGAGCGACCACGGTTGGTCGTCGTCAAGCGTTCGGGGGCTCGGGAAGAGTTTGACCGCGAGAAACTCGTCAGGAGCATCTCGCTGGCCTGCCGCAAACGGCCCGTCGGAGTCGACGCGGTCCGCGCCGTCGTCGCCCGGGTGGAACGCGAAGCGTATGACCGGGGAGACGCCGAGATCGGTTCCGCCCAGCTCGGTGAGAATGTGCTCGAAGAGTTGCTCGACCTCGACAAGGTCGCCTTTGTACGGTTTGCCAGCGTGTACCGCGAATTTGACGACCCCGCCCAGTTCGCCGAAATCGTGCGGTCCATCAAGCCGCGGGCAAAGAGGGCCAGGGGCAACCTTGACGCCGTCGTGACCTCCTGA
- the aspS gene encoding aspartate--tRNA ligase codes for MGFTQRTMFCGEPRVSDAGRQVTVNGWAHKVRDLGGLLFVDLRDRSGLVQIIFDPEKGTPEVRSETCLSVTGTVRERDGANKNANIGTGDVEIVAETWEVLNQAAVLPFPVSDESQMGKVNEELRIKHRYLDLRRPSMYRKLAVRSSLISRIRRHLDSKGFLEVETPIITKSTPEGARDYLVPYRLEPGKFYALPQSPQQYKQLLMVAGIERYYQIAKCFRDESQRSDRQPEFTQLDLEMSYVNQEDVLNVIEEMTLDVVNGLIEEFDLDKERVQPFARMTYDEALAKYGSDKPDLRFGVEIFDHTAASKGSAFGVFANTVEAGNFVRGLRYEGGAKLSRKEVGELEELCKSAGAKGMASLYVEDPANEIEGSLRTGKGRRVRGAAAKFLVPDEADRLIEAAQAEPGDLVCVVADTWAVTNEALNKLRLHIGTARGLRDPRKLAFAYVLDFPLVEWNEDEQRWDPSHHPFTSPKSADMQYIDTDPGRMRADCYDLVCNGVEMASGSIRIHQPEMQARVFDLIGVDKQAQQERFGHILEAFSYGAPPHGGMAPGIDRLVMALMDEENIREVMAFPKIGNGYDPMMDAPSTVDEAQWKDMGLQITPAPKP; via the coding sequence ATGGGCTTCACGCAACGGACGATGTTTTGCGGCGAGCCGCGCGTCTCCGACGCGGGTCGCCAGGTCACGGTCAACGGTTGGGCGCACAAGGTGCGCGACCTAGGCGGTTTGCTGTTTGTCGACCTCCGTGACCGGTCTGGCTTGGTCCAGATCATCTTCGACCCGGAGAAGGGCACGCCTGAAGTCCGTTCCGAGACCTGCCTTAGCGTCACTGGCACCGTGCGTGAGCGGGACGGGGCCAACAAGAACGCCAACATCGGCACCGGCGACGTGGAGATCGTCGCGGAGACTTGGGAAGTCCTGAACCAGGCCGCCGTCCTCCCTTTTCCCGTCAGCGATGAATCCCAGATGGGCAAGGTCAACGAGGAACTGCGGATCAAGCACCGCTACCTCGACCTGCGCCGGCCCAGCATGTACCGCAAGCTCGCGGTCCGGTCGAGCCTGATCTCGCGCATCCGCCGCCACCTAGACAGCAAGGGGTTTCTGGAAGTCGAGACGCCCATCATCACGAAGTCCACCCCCGAAGGGGCGCGCGACTACCTCGTGCCCTATCGCTTGGAGCCAGGCAAGTTTTACGCCCTTCCCCAGAGCCCCCAGCAGTACAAGCAGCTCCTTATGGTCGCGGGCATCGAGCGGTACTACCAGATCGCCAAGTGCTTCCGCGACGAGTCACAGCGATCCGACCGTCAGCCGGAGTTCACCCAGCTTGACCTTGAAATGTCGTATGTGAACCAGGAGGACGTCCTCAACGTGATCGAGGAGATGACCCTGGACGTGGTCAACGGGCTCATCGAAGAGTTCGACCTCGACAAGGAGCGTGTCCAGCCGTTCGCCCGGATGACCTACGACGAGGCCCTGGCCAAGTACGGCAGTGACAAGCCTGACCTCCGGTTCGGCGTCGAGATCTTTGACCACACCGCCGCGTCCAAAGGCTCCGCATTTGGCGTCTTCGCCAACACCGTCGAGGCGGGGAACTTCGTCCGGGGTCTCCGGTATGAAGGGGGTGCCAAGCTCAGCCGTAAGGAGGTCGGCGAGCTAGAAGAGCTGTGCAAGTCGGCCGGGGCCAAAGGCATGGCCAGCCTCTACGTCGAGGACCCCGCTAACGAGATTGAGGGTTCGCTCCGTACCGGCAAGGGACGCCGTGTCCGGGGTGCGGCGGCGAAGTTCCTCGTTCCGGACGAGGCCGACCGCCTGATCGAAGCGGCCCAAGCCGAGCCCGGGGACCTGGTCTGCGTCGTCGCCGACACGTGGGCGGTCACCAACGAGGCCCTCAACAAGCTCCGCCTTCACATTGGCACGGCCCGAGGTCTCCGCGACCCGCGCAAGCTGGCCTTCGCCTACGTGCTGGACTTCCCCCTCGTCGAATGGAACGAGGACGAGCAGCGGTGGGACCCCAGCCATCACCCGTTCACGAGCCCGAAATCGGCCGACATGCAGTACATCGACACCGACCCAGGGCGGATGAGGGCGGACTGTTATGACCTTGTCTGCAACGGCGTCGAGATGGCGTCAGGCTCGATCCGGATCCACCAGCCCGAGATGCAAGCGCGGGTGTTCGACCTGATCGGCGTCGACAAGCAGGCCCAGCAAGAACGGTTTGGCCACATCCTTGAGGCGTTTTCGTACGGAGCCCCTCCGCACGGCGGCATGGCCCCGGGCATCGACCGTCTCGTCATGGCCCTGATGGACGAAGAGAACATCCGTGAGGTCATGGCCTTTCCGAAGATCGGCAATGGTTACGACCCCATGATGGACGCCCCCAGCACCGTGGACGAAGCCCAGTGGAAGGACATGGGCCTGCAAATCACACCGGCCCCGAAACCATGA
- a CDS encoding type II/IV secretion system protein yields the protein MGTVGGDNYNWGAAKRFRLIIREQGQAREMGGNEMSLAVGIVDNIMMQALDTKASDIHLQPERDQLRIRFRQDGVLHDNGQLPPEQAANVLARLKLSAGMRIDEQREPQDGRIDMEYDGRRLAARASCVPTLNGEKFVMRLLDPSAMKVDLDSLGMPADVRDQWIKAVQVPYGLILVTGPTGSGKTSTLYASLHQLDAKRRNIVTVEDPVEYEFDNNVAQVQVSEKVGFPRVMRAFLRQDPDVMMVGEIRDPESLAIAIQAGLTGHLVLSTLHTNNAIESIGRMVDMGGEPYLISGVLVAVMAQRLVRRNCTKCAEPFPYPREDLEQLGITAADMPNAKLLKGKGCPECRGTGYKGRIGVYELIMGNRELKQAIWQNAGYTELLGVARKQGFRTMLEDGKAKVLAGITTPEEVMKAVLTQAVD from the coding sequence ATGGGCACCGTCGGAGGGGACAACTACAACTGGGGCGCGGCAAAGCGGTTCCGGCTCATCATCCGTGAACAAGGCCAAGCGCGCGAAATGGGCGGCAACGAGATGTCGCTGGCAGTGGGCATCGTCGACAACATCATGATGCAGGCCCTCGACACGAAGGCCAGCGACATCCACCTCCAACCCGAGCGCGACCAACTCCGTATCCGGTTCCGCCAGGACGGCGTCCTCCATGACAACGGCCAACTTCCGCCTGAGCAAGCGGCCAACGTCCTTGCGAGGCTCAAACTCTCGGCCGGCATGAGGATCGACGAACAGCGGGAGCCTCAAGACGGTCGCATCGACATGGAATACGACGGGCGCCGACTGGCAGCCCGCGCCTCCTGTGTGCCCACTCTCAACGGCGAGAAGTTCGTCATGCGCCTTCTCGACCCGTCGGCGATGAAGGTCGACTTGGACTCGCTCGGCATGCCCGCCGACGTGAGGGACCAATGGATCAAGGCCGTCCAGGTCCCCTATGGCCTGATCCTTGTCACCGGCCCGACCGGTTCCGGTAAGACGTCCACCCTCTACGCCAGCCTTCACCAACTGGACGCCAAGCGGCGGAACATCGTCACCGTCGAGGACCCGGTCGAATACGAGTTCGATAACAACGTGGCGCAGGTGCAGGTCTCCGAAAAGGTCGGGTTCCCGCGCGTCATGCGCGCCTTCCTCCGGCAAGACCCCGACGTGATGATGGTCGGCGAAATCCGCGACCCGGAATCGCTCGCCATCGCCATCCAAGCCGGTCTGACCGGCCACTTGGTCCTGAGCACCCTTCACACCAACAACGCGATCGAGTCCATCGGACGAATGGTGGACATGGGCGGAGAGCCCTATCTGATCAGCGGCGTCCTTGTCGCCGTCATGGCCCAGCGCCTGGTGCGCCGGAACTGCACGAAGTGCGCCGAGCCGTTCCCCTACCCGCGGGAGGACTTGGAGCAGCTCGGCATCACCGCGGCAGACATGCCCAACGCCAAGCTTCTGAAAGGCAAGGGGTGCCCAGAGTGCCGTGGTACCGGATACAAGGGCAGGATCGGCGTCTACGAACTCATCATGGGTAACCGCGAGCTCAAGCAAGCAATTTGGCAGAACGCGGGATACACCGAATTATTGGGCGTGGCCAGAAAGCAAGGCTTTCGCACGATGCTCGAGGACGGCAAGGCCAAGGTTCTTGCCGGGATCACCACCCCGGAAGAGGTGATGAAGGCCGTCCTTACCCAAGCGGTGGACTAG
- a CDS encoding DUF2961 domain-containing protein: MTLLPLLIAAIAPQVSVESLLPEMTDLHRLYLPPSPAYTCSQASSYDRRSKTPGNADWFANGDAGHFLRDEHVDGRVEHVMADLKGPGAVVRVWSANPAGVVRFYFDGESTPRLTEKLADLLSEKHAPFGYGAANGWDLYFPVPYAKSLKITVDNSDERSKSLYYHVNYRSYTSPVNVTTFTTDAMAKAQHGAAAAVFTKLDPVRGGTKEMGKQMRLAPGGSSTLTAIGHGVVEDLTLMVPPKWATAEAGPANAQLRDLELQIDFDGEACVRVPVSDFFGCAPGLSKYDTMVTHVENAGRLTSRWKMPYAKRAVFRLVNHAKSAVTVDLTARISPERVREPFYRFHAQWFADDAGTRPFRDLLFLDAKGQGRYVGTGLQVGNSNPDWWGEGDEKVWVDGESFPSTFGTGTEDYFGYAWSTPKVFQKPYHAQPRADGPGCGGQISNLRWHIIDSIPFTKSLKFVIEAWHWRADSACSWAGTSFWYGSAGSSPARPVDTAMLQPVEYVAPKPVPGAIEGEKMKVLEHVGGDLTIQGGFPSISNGSQLWWQDPKPGDHITLELPVAKDGVYELVGSFCHANDYGVHHLYLDDTDLGEHDFYGAFGWRVVSLGSHRLSAGNHRFRAVFVRDNPKAEPKRHMLGIDYLKLKS, translated from the coding sequence ATGACGTTGTTGCCGTTGCTGATCGCCGCGATTGCTCCCCAAGTCTCCGTCGAGTCTCTGTTGCCAGAGATGACCGACCTTCATCGGTTGTATCTGCCGCCAAGCCCGGCCTACACCTGCAGCCAAGCGAGCAGCTACGACCGGCGCAGCAAGACCCCGGGAAATGCCGACTGGTTCGCCAACGGGGACGCCGGCCATTTCCTCCGCGATGAACATGTCGACGGTCGGGTCGAGCACGTCATGGCCGACCTCAAGGGGCCCGGCGCCGTAGTGCGGGTCTGGTCGGCAAACCCCGCCGGCGTCGTCCGGTTCTACTTCGACGGCGAATCCACGCCTCGCCTGACCGAGAAGTTGGCGGACTTACTCAGCGAGAAACACGCGCCCTTTGGCTATGGCGCGGCAAACGGTTGGGACCTCTACTTCCCCGTTCCGTACGCCAAGAGCCTGAAGATCACCGTCGACAACTCCGACGAACGGTCGAAGAGTCTCTACTACCACGTCAACTACCGCAGCTACACGTCGCCGGTGAACGTCACGACGTTCACGACTGATGCCATGGCCAAGGCCCAGCACGGTGCCGCCGCGGCGGTGTTCACCAAGTTGGACCCGGTGCGTGGTGGCACGAAGGAAATGGGCAAGCAGATGCGGCTTGCCCCGGGAGGGTCGTCAACCTTGACGGCCATCGGCCATGGCGTCGTCGAAGACCTCACCTTGATGGTGCCACCCAAGTGGGCTACCGCCGAGGCGGGCCCGGCTAACGCCCAACTCCGCGACCTTGAACTGCAGATCGACTTCGACGGCGAGGCATGTGTCCGTGTGCCGGTGTCCGATTTCTTTGGTTGCGCCCCCGGGCTCTCCAAGTACGACACGATGGTGACCCACGTCGAGAATGCCGGCCGGCTGACCTCGCGCTGGAAGATGCCGTATGCGAAGAGGGCCGTCTTCCGCTTGGTGAACCATGCCAAGTCTGCCGTGACCGTCGATCTGACCGCACGGATCTCACCCGAAAGGGTCCGCGAGCCTTTTTACCGGTTCCATGCCCAGTGGTTCGCCGACGACGCGGGGACGCGACCCTTCCGTGACCTCCTGTTTCTTGACGCGAAGGGCCAAGGCCGTTATGTCGGCACCGGCCTCCAAGTGGGCAATTCCAACCCAGACTGGTGGGGTGAGGGAGACGAGAAAGTCTGGGTGGACGGCGAGTCGTTCCCCAGCACGTTTGGGACGGGGACCGAGGACTACTTCGGCTACGCCTGGAGCACTCCCAAGGTGTTCCAAAAGCCGTACCACGCCCAGCCGCGGGCCGACGGCCCCGGATGTGGCGGACAGATCAGCAACCTGCGCTGGCACATCATCGACTCGATCCCCTTCACAAAGAGCCTGAAGTTCGTCATCGAGGCCTGGCACTGGCGCGCCGACTCAGCATGCAGCTGGGCAGGGACCAGTTTCTGGTATGGGTCGGCCGGTTCGTCTCCCGCCCGACCGGTGGACACCGCCATGCTCCAACCGGTCGAGTACGTTGCCCCCAAGCCGGTGCCTGGTGCCATCGAAGGAGAGAAGATGAAGGTCTTGGAGCACGTTGGCGGTGACCTGACGATCCAAGGCGGGTTCCCTTCCATTTCCAACGGTAGCCAACTCTGGTGGCAAGACCCGAAGCCGGGAGACCACATCACGTTGGAGCTTCCGGTCGCGAAAGACGGCGTCTACGAACTGGTGGGCAGCTTCTGTCATGCCAACGACTACGGGGTTCACCATCTGTATCTGGACGACACCGACCTGGGTGAGCACGATTTCTATGGTGCGTTCGGGTGGCGCGTCGTCTCCCTGGGGAGCCACCGCCTCTCCGCCGGCAACCACCGGTTCAGAGCCGTGTTTGTCCGCGACAACCCCAAGGCGGAGCCCAAGCGCCACATGCTGGGCATCGACTACCTGAAGCTGAAGTCCTGA
- a CDS encoding carbon-nitrogen hydrolase family protein yields the protein MTRVAVAQSDVVYGDAAANVRRSVEWLERAQAEGVDLLLLPEAFLTGYAVADADKAAKIAVEVNANEDLVVTSWDPVLDRLQSAVDAGAVHVVVGFVGRDILGLYNGALLLTPGSPSRVYRKTHLPHLGVDRFVRPGDRLVVWDTEIGKIGPLICFDLRVPEAARTLALLGAELIVLPTNWPNGASITPCHIAPTRAGENKVWLAACDRVGSEGGFTFIGQSGIFDPYGNAVAQAGEAEEFLVADIDLTVARDKRNVIVAGEYEIDPFATRQPSLYMPLTG from the coding sequence GTGACCAGGGTCGCGGTCGCCCAGTCCGACGTGGTGTATGGCGACGCGGCCGCGAACGTCCGCCGGTCCGTCGAATGGCTCGAACGTGCCCAGGCGGAGGGAGTCGACCTCCTTCTCTTGCCCGAGGCGTTCTTGACGGGATATGCCGTGGCCGACGCAGATAAGGCGGCCAAGATCGCCGTCGAGGTCAATGCCAATGAGGACTTGGTGGTGACTTCGTGGGATCCGGTGCTGGACAGGCTCCAGTCAGCGGTCGACGCGGGCGCGGTCCATGTCGTCGTCGGCTTTGTCGGACGGGACATCTTGGGACTCTATAATGGTGCCCTCCTGCTGACGCCAGGCTCGCCGTCCCGGGTCTATCGCAAAACGCACCTCCCCCACCTGGGAGTCGACCGGTTTGTGCGTCCGGGTGACCGGCTCGTCGTGTGGGACACCGAGATTGGCAAGATCGGGCCCCTCATATGCTTTGATCTACGCGTCCCTGAAGCCGCCCGGACTCTCGCCTTGCTGGGGGCCGAACTGATCGTCCTGCCCACCAACTGGCCGAACGGTGCCTCCATCACCCCCTGCCATATCGCCCCGACCCGAGCCGGGGAAAACAAAGTTTGGCTGGCCGCATGTGACCGCGTCGGCAGCGAGGGAGGCTTCACATTCATTGGCCAAAGCGGCATTTTTGACCCCTACGGCAACGCGGTCGCCCAGGCGGGCGAAGCTGAGGAGTTCTTGGTCGCTGACATTGACCTCACGGTGGCACGCGACAAACGGAACGTCATTGTCGCCGGAGAATACGAGATCGACCCCTTTGCGACGCGCCAACCCAGCCTCTACATGCCTTTGACAGGCTAG
- a CDS encoding homoserine dehydrogenase: protein MANLSNLETPSSTSTEPRTVRVALLGFGTVGEGTYRMIHDNVGAVRNKTGARIKVVGIGIRDESKPRSLPGDQFTTDLKHLVTRADVDVVIEVMGGEQPAADLIETALRAGKHVVTANKELIAKHGSRLITLARDLGLDLHFEAAVGGGIPVVQPLKHQLAGNDVLKLMGILNGTTNYILSQMTQTGKDFEVALAEAQAKGYAEADPTNDVDGFDTMYKVSILAAISFGKQVPLDGVYREGIRKITAADIKYADMLGYRIKLLGVCEESGPGTVQVRVHPALLPKSHQLAHVEDVYNAVWIRADFAGDLMFSGRGAGADPTASAVVGDLVDVVRNICVGGSGSAIPYGTGQALSPIADLQTRYYLRMEVVDRPGTLGEIATAFGEGGVGLAAMEMRTKDQPGLGEIVFFTHTGREGDFVAALRLVEGLPCVRRIENWIRVEE from the coding sequence ATGGCCAACTTGTCCAACCTGGAGACCCCCTCGTCCACATCAACTGAACCGCGCACCGTGCGCGTCGCGTTGCTCGGCTTTGGAACAGTCGGCGAAGGCACCTACCGGATGATCCACGACAACGTGGGGGCCGTGCGGAACAAGACGGGCGCCCGCATCAAAGTCGTCGGGATCGGTATCCGCGACGAGTCGAAGCCCCGGAGCCTTCCCGGCGACCAGTTCACGACCGACCTCAAGCACCTCGTGACGAGGGCCGACGTCGACGTCGTGATCGAGGTGATGGGGGGCGAACAGCCTGCCGCGGACCTGATCGAGACAGCCCTGCGTGCCGGAAAGCACGTCGTCACCGCCAACAAGGAGCTCATCGCCAAACACGGCTCCCGCTTGATCACCCTGGCCCGTGACTTAGGACTCGACCTCCACTTTGAGGCGGCCGTCGGCGGGGGCATCCCCGTCGTCCAGCCGCTGAAACACCAGCTGGCCGGCAACGACGTGCTCAAGTTGATGGGCATCCTCAATGGGACGACGAACTACATCCTCAGCCAGATGACCCAAACGGGCAAGGACTTTGAAGTCGCCTTGGCCGAAGCCCAGGCAAAGGGATATGCCGAGGCCGACCCGACAAACGACGTCGACGGCTTCGACACGATGTACAAGGTCTCCATCTTGGCGGCGATCTCCTTCGGTAAGCAGGTGCCCCTTGACGGGGTGTACCGCGAGGGGATCAGGAAGATCACCGCGGCGGACATCAAGTACGCCGATATGTTGGGCTACCGGATCAAGCTCCTTGGCGTCTGCGAGGAGTCCGGGCCCGGCACGGTGCAGGTCCGTGTCCACCCCGCGCTGTTGCCCAAGAGCCATCAACTCGCCCACGTCGAAGACGTCTACAACGCAGTCTGGATCAGGGCCGACTTTGCCGGTGACCTGATGTTCAGCGGGCGTGGGGCCGGGGCCGACCCGACCGCCAGCGCCGTGGTCGGCGACCTCGTCGACGTCGTCCGCAACATCTGTGTCGGCGGTTCGGGGAGCGCCATCCCGTACGGCACCGGACAGGCCCTCTCGCCGATCGCCGACCTCCAGACCCGCTACTACCTGAGGATGGAGGTCGTCGACCGGCCCGGGACGTTGGGAGAGATCGCCACCGCCTTCGGAGAAGGCGGGGTCGGCTTGGCGGCGATGGAGATGCGCACCAAAGACCAACCGGGCCTCGGGGAGATCGTCTTCTTCACTCACACCGGCCGCGAAGGAGATTTCGTCGCCGCCCTCCGCTTGGTCGAAGGCCTTCCCTGCGTCCGACGCATTGAGAACTGGATCCGGGTGGAAGAGTGA
- a CDS encoding YajQ family cyclic di-GMP-binding protein, giving the protein MATQEFSFDIVSKADMMEVKNAVSQAGKELDNRYDFRGSMASIELEKDEVHLVADDEFRMEQLREIVVSKLMKRGVEFKMIEMGKIEPGSGISVKQKLTFKNGIPQDQAKALVKQIKEKGLKVNAQVQGADVRVSGKSKDDLQKTIQFVKGLDLPYSVDFVNMR; this is encoded by the coding sequence ATGGCAACTCAAGAGTTCTCGTTCGACATTGTCTCCAAGGCAGACATGATGGAGGTCAAGAACGCGGTCAGCCAGGCGGGCAAGGAGCTTGACAACCGCTATGACTTCCGCGGCAGCATGGCCTCGATCGAACTGGAAAAGGACGAAGTCCACCTGGTCGCCGACGACGAGTTCCGCATGGAGCAACTGCGCGAGATCGTCGTCTCCAAGCTGATGAAGCGCGGTGTCGAGTTCAAGATGATCGAGATGGGCAAGATCGAACCCGGCTCGGGGATCAGTGTCAAGCAGAAGCTGACGTTCAAAAACGGTATCCCCCAAGACCAGGCCAAGGCCCTCGTGAAGCAGATCAAGGAAAAGGGTCTGAAGGTCAATGCCCAAGTCCAAGGCGCCGACGTCCGCGTCAGCGGCAAGTCGAAGGACGATCTGCAGAAGACGATCCAGTTCGTCAAGGGCCTAGACCTTCCCTATTCGGTCGATTTCGTCAACATGCGTTGA
- a CDS encoding MmcQ/YjbR family DNA-binding protein: protein MSGSEAARERVRAVCMVLPDVEERLSHGEAAWFHIKGKQFVMFWDRHHDGPLAFLCAAPPGLQEALVAQDPVRFFRPPYFGPRGWVGIVLEPGVPVDWKEAADLVAQAHALTKPTRRRR, encoded by the coding sequence ATGTCTGGATCTGAAGCAGCCCGGGAAAGGGTCCGTGCCGTCTGCATGGTCCTCCCCGATGTCGAGGAACGGCTCTCGCACGGTGAGGCTGCTTGGTTCCACATCAAGGGCAAGCAGTTCGTGATGTTCTGGGACCGGCACCACGACGGCCCTTTGGCCTTTCTTTGTGCCGCACCTCCTGGCCTCCAGGAGGCCCTCGTCGCCCAAGACCCCGTCCGCTTCTTTCGGCCTCCGTACTTCGGCCCCAGGGGATGGGTCGGGATCGTCTTGGAGCCTGGCGTACCGGTTGATTGGAAGGAAGCCGCCGATCTGGTCGCCCAGGCCCATGCCCTGACCAAGCCGACCCGGCGACGCCGGTAA
- the rho gene encoding transcription termination factor Rho, with the protein MTHVFRPRKSENNSGKRRGRRPNHQPQRDDNPSDLENLPQTDYNHYDRMTAAELLKEAKKAKISPDLDRNSVIEGLLHKVNEEHGAIYKRGILEILPDGWGFLRKPNYSPSNDDVYVSQSQIKRFSLRPGDTVFGLVRAPKEGEKYHGMLRVETVNGFATGSPEMAMRRSFDELTPLFPTERFNQETVPDKIVGRIIDLIAPIGKGQRGLIVAPPKAGKTTIVKSIAESIATNHPDAYLMVLLVDERPEEVTDMRRFVKGQVISSTFDEPAENHMRVAELCLEQAKRLVEAGRDVVILLDSITRLSRASNLTINPSGRTLSGGLDPAALYRPRRFFGAARNIEEGGSLTIIATALIDTGSKMDDAIFEEFKGTGNMELVLDRELAERRIWPAIDVRRSSTRHEEALFTKDSLEGVYNLHRILANTKDAVEATDQLIKLLKRTPTNALFIESVIARTRVTV; encoded by the coding sequence ATGACGCACGTATTCCGTCCCCGCAAATCTGAGAACAACTCCGGCAAGCGCAGAGGCCGCCGGCCCAACCACCAGCCGCAACGCGACGACAACCCGTCGGACCTCGAAAACCTTCCGCAGACCGATTACAACCACTACGACCGCATGACGGCGGCCGAGTTGCTGAAGGAAGCCAAGAAGGCAAAGATTTCACCAGACCTCGACCGAAACTCGGTCATCGAGGGCCTCCTCCACAAGGTCAACGAGGAGCATGGGGCCATCTATAAGCGCGGCATATTGGAGATCCTTCCTGACGGATGGGGGTTCCTGCGCAAGCCCAACTACAGCCCCTCCAACGACGACGTTTACGTCAGCCAATCCCAGATCAAGCGGTTCAGCCTGCGTCCCGGCGACACCGTGTTCGGCTTGGTCCGCGCACCCAAGGAGGGCGAGAAGTACCACGGCATGCTCCGGGTCGAGACGGTCAACGGTTTCGCGACAGGTTCGCCCGAGATGGCGATGCGGCGCTCGTTCGACGAACTGACCCCTCTCTTCCCCACCGAACGGTTTAACCAAGAGACCGTCCCCGACAAGATCGTCGGCCGGATCATCGACTTGATCGCCCCGATCGGCAAGGGCCAACGCGGCCTGATCGTCGCCCCGCCCAAGGCCGGTAAGACGACCATCGTCAAGTCGATCGCCGAGTCCATCGCCACCAACCACCCCGACGCTTACCTCATGGTCCTCCTTGTGGACGAGCGTCCAGAAGAGGTCACCGACATGCGGCGCTTTGTCAAGGGCCAAGTGATCAGCTCGACCTTCGACGAGCCGGCGGAGAACCACATGCGTGTCGCCGAACTTTGCTTGGAACAGGCCAAGCGGCTGGTCGAGGCCGGTCGCGACGTGGTCATTCTCCTGGACTCGATCACCCGACTTTCCCGAGCGTCCAACCTCACGATCAACCCGTCGGGCCGGACCCTTTCCGGCGGTCTCGACCCGGCCGCGCTTTACCGACCGCGCCGCTTCTTTGGTGCCGCGCGGAACATTGAGGAAGGTGGCTCCCTGACGATCATCGCCACCGCCCTGATCGACACCGGGTCGAAGATGGACGACGCGATCTTTGAGGAGTTCAAGGGTACGGGCAACATGGAGCTTGTCCTTGACCGCGAACTGGCCGAACGCCGCATCTGGCCCGCCATCGACGTCCGTCGCTCCTCGACGCGACACGAGGAGGCCCTCTTCACCAAAGATTCCTTGGAAGGGGTTTACAACCTTCACCGCATCTTGGCCAACACCAAGGACGCCGTCGAGGCGACTGACCAACTTATCAAGCTGCTCAAGCGGACACCGACGAACGCCCTCTTCATCGAGAGTGTCATCGCCCGCACTCGGGTCACCGTCTAG
- the hpt gene encoding hypoxanthine phosphoribosyltransferase, which translates to MVRGPTGTLMPIDVLLTEDQVRERVRELAREIRAARPDAHLVLIGVLKGCVPFIGDLARELGGQLSIDYVQVSSYGDGTESTGVFKLKKDHDINIEGRHVLVVEDIVDSGLTLARLRELLLTRRPATLEAVAMLSKPDARSHESQVEHVGFEIPNVFVVGYGLDHAESHRNLPYVGVLRESDG; encoded by the coding sequence ATGGTTCGAGGCCCAACGGGGACGCTGATGCCGATCGACGTCCTTCTTACCGAAGACCAGGTCCGCGAACGCGTCCGGGAGTTGGCCCGCGAGATCCGTGCCGCGCGTCCCGACGCCCACCTGGTCCTCATCGGCGTCCTCAAGGGGTGTGTGCCCTTCATCGGTGACTTGGCCCGGGAACTTGGCGGCCAGTTGTCCATTGATTACGTCCAGGTAAGCAGCTATGGCGACGGCACCGAGTCCACGGGCGTCTTCAAGCTCAAGAAGGACCACGACATCAATATCGAAGGCCGCCATGTCTTGGTCGTCGAGGACATCGTCGACTCGGGACTGACTTTGGCCCGGTTGCGGGAGCTCCTCCTGACGCGCCGCCCCGCGACCCTTGAGGCTGTCGCTATGCTCAGCAAACCGGACGCAAGGTCCCATGAATCACAGGTCGAGCACGTCGGCTTTGAGATTCCGAACGTCTTTGTGGTAGGATATGGGCTAGACCACGCAGAAAGCCACCGGAACCTTCCGTACGTGGGCGTTCTGCGCGAGAGCGACGGCTAG